The Periplaneta americana isolate PAMFEO1 chromosome 9, P.americana_PAMFEO1_priV1, whole genome shotgun sequence genome contains a region encoding:
- the LOC138706709 gene encoding PPP2R1A-PPP2R2A-interacting phosphatase regulator 1 isoform X2, whose product MDVDSPVSLKRSSSAPMINELNTTMTTASTSSSTRDTSSFSIFASQPRTRRFSASFSPGHSGGPSGPPRHTPRVSQLKQEDRVDMGRETAHEREVCSAMQMSQSYEDLTIMPGLTVDCKSDHMDSRRSEPTRMILPPLQLNVPNCSPGCSSPSPTRPGLGRQFSPNISNVPPWNSLSPSPTRKYTTRCQSPINMRPSSLGPAVKRKFELEEEKDQYLSPPTKRPNCYSVERGGLLMAHSRCYVKSPSRISEFSWNP is encoded by the exons ATGGATGTTGATTCACCCGTGAGTTTGAAACGCTCTAGTAGTGCTCCAATGATAAACGAACTCAATACAACCATGACAACAGCATCCACATCATCATCAACAAg AGATACTTCATCATTCAGCATTTTTGCAAGCCAACCCAGAACTCGGAGGTTCAGTGCAAGTTTCAGTCCAGGTCATAGTGGG GGTCCTTCAGGACCTCCACGCCACACACCTCGTGTCAGTCAGTTGAAGCAGGAAGACCGTGTAGACATGGGCAGAGAAACTGCCCATGAACGAGAAGTGTGTTCAGCAATGCAGATGTCCCAGTCATACGAAGACCTCACAATTATGCCTGGATTGACTGTAGACTGCAAG tcGGACCACATGGACAGCAGACGGTCAGAACCTACACGAATGATCCTTCCGCCGTTACAGCTCAACGTTCCGAATTGCTCCCCAGGATGCTCTTCCCCTTCACCCACACGCCCTGGACTTGGTCGACAGTTTTCCCCAAACATCAGTAATGTGCCACCATGGAATAGTCTTTCACCCAGCCCAACAAGAAAATACACAAC AAGGTGTCAAAGTCCGATAAATATGCGTCCCAGCTCTCTTGGCCCTGCAGTGAAGCGAAAATTTGAACTGGAAGAAGAGAAGGACCAATATCTCTCTCCTCCCACCAAACGACCGAATTGCTATAGTGTGGAGAGAGGGGGACTTCTCATGGCTCATTCAAG